A stretch of the Vigna radiata var. radiata cultivar VC1973A chromosome 7, Vradiata_ver6, whole genome shotgun sequence genome encodes the following:
- the LOC106766786 gene encoding probable trehalose-phosphate phosphatase J produces MTQQNVVLSKTKSGINRDLTVAQKPPAAPGGYIPIPRRRVLKNLEINGGQRINAWVDSMRASSPTHAKSTSSLAEEHSSWILRHPSALDMFEQIMDASRGKQIVMFLDYDGTLSPIVDDPDRAFMSDSMRKTVRKLARCFPTAIVTGRCRDKVYNFVRLAELYYAGSHGMDIQGPTRDSKYSNKDKGEPVLFQPASEFLPMIDEVYNQLVEKMKSIPGARVENNKFCASVHFRCVDEKKWSELAQEVRSVLKEYPKLRLNQGRKVLEIRPSIKWDKGKALEFLLESLGFANCNDVFPVYIGDDKTDEDAFKKLRDRGQGFGILVSKFPKDTTASYSLQEPNEVMDFLQRLVEWKQVSLRLRARSRV; encoded by the exons ATGACTCAGCAGAATGTGGTACTGTCCAAGACAAAATCCGGGATCAACAGGGACCTAACAGTTGCGCAAAAGCCACCGGCGGCGCCGGGAGGATACATTCCCATTCCGAGGAGGAGGGTTTTGAAGAACCTTGAGATCAATGGAGGacaaagaatcaatgcatggGTTGATTCCATGAGAGCCTCTTCTCCCACCCATGCCAAATCAACCTCTTCCTTAGCTGAAGAACACAGCTCTTGGATT CTTCGCCACCCTTCGGCATTAGACATGTTTGAGCAAATTATGGATGCATCCAGGGGAAAGCAAATCGTCATGTTCCTGGACTATGATGGTACTTTGTCACCTATTGTTGATGATCCAGACCGTGCTTTCATGTCGGACTCG ATGAGGAAAACAGTGAGGAAACTTGCAAGGTGTTTTCCCACTGCTATAGTTACAGGCAGATGCAGAGACAAG GTTTACAATTTTGTGCGCTTGGCCGAGCTATATTATGCTGGAAGCCATGGCATGGATATCCAAGGGCCAACAAGAGACTCCAAATACAGCAACAAA GACAAAGGAGAGCCAGTTCTTTTCCAACCTGCCAGTGAATTTCTTCCCATGATAGATGAG GTGTACAATCAATTAGttgagaaaatgaaatcaaTCCCTGGAGCAAGGGTGGAGAACAACAAGTTCTGCGCCTCTGTTCATTTTCGCTGCGTTGATGAAAAG AAATGGAGTGAACTGGCACAGGAAGTGAGATCAGTATTAAAAGAGTACCCGAAGCTTCGTCTTAACCAAGGAAGAAAG GTATTAGAGATTCGTCCATCCATTAAATGGGACAAAGGGAAAGCACTGGAATTTTTGTTAGAGTCACTTG GATTTGCCAACTGTAATGATGTCTTTCCTGTTTACATTGGAGATGATAAAACCGATGAAGATGCATTCAAG AAACTTAGAGACAGAGGACAAGGTTTTGGGATTCTTGTCTCGAAATTCCCAAAAGACACTACTGCATCATACTCTTTACAAGAACCTAACGAG GTGATGGATTTCCTTCAACGATTGGTGGAATGGAAACAAGTATCCCTTCGTCTCCGAGCACGTTCCCGTGTGTAA